The following are encoded in a window of Panicum virgatum strain AP13 chromosome 5N, P.virgatum_v5, whole genome shotgun sequence genomic DNA:
- the LOC120672692 gene encoding delta(7)-sterol-C5(6)-desaturase-like has product MAAVAAHGGDYLRRFVAETEWYNELVLSAVAPGNWWRGLPHPVQSWMRNMVGGYLLYYLSGFLWCFVIYYWKRNAYIPKDSVPTNEAMRKQIIVASKAMPLYCALPALSEYMIESGWTRCFFNISEVGVPMYLINLALYLIFVEFGIYWMHRELHDIKPLYKYLHATHHIYNKENTLSPFAGLAFHPVDGILQAIPHVFALFIFPTHFRTHIALIFLEAVWTANIHDCIHGKVWPVMGAGYHTIHHTTYRHNYGHYTIWMDWMFGTLREPVDILKNE; this is encoded by the exons atggcggcggtggcggcgcatggcggcgaCTACCTGCGGCGCTTCGTCGCGGAGACGGAGTGGTACAACGAGCTCGTCCTCAGCGCGGTGGCGCCCGGCAACTGGTGGCGCGGCCTGCCGCACCCGGTGCAGTCGTGGATGCGCAACATGGTCGGCGGCTACCTCCTCTACTACCTCTCGGGCTTCCTCTGGTGCTTCGTCATCTACTACTGGAAGCGCAACGCCTACATCCCCAAAG ATTCCGTCCCTACAAATGAAGCTATGAGGAAGCAAATAATTGTCGCATCGAAGGCTATGCCTTTGTATTGTGCACTTCCAGCTTTATCTGAGTACATGATTGAGAGCGGATGGACACGGTGTTTCTTTAATATCAGTGAAGTTGGTGTGCCCATGTACTTAATTAATTTGGCTTTATATCTCATCTTTGTGGAGTTTGGAATTTACTGGATGCACAGAGAGTTGCATGACATAAAGCCATTATACAAATATCTACATGCAACCCACCATATTTACAACAAGGAAAATACTCTGTCTCCTTTTGCCG GGCTCGCGTTTCATCCAGTGGATGGGATTTTGCAAGCAATACCACATGTGTTTGCCCTCTTCATTTTCCCAACACACTTCAGGACGCACATTGCTCTCATATTCTTGGAGGCCGTGTGGACGGCAAACATCCACGACTGCATTCATGGCAAGGTATGGCCTGTCATGGGTGCCGGCTACCATACCATTCACCACACAACTTACCGCCACAACTATGGCCACTACACCATCTGGATGGACTGGATGTTTGGCACGCTCCGTGAGCCAGTAGATATCCTCAAGAACGAGTAA